gtggaaggatataaatatCTTTATTAGCCAACTGAAAAAAGAACTTCAAAGAATTTTCAACAGTTTACACTGAGACAATACTTCCAGAAAATTAACATTAAATTCGAAAAATTGTAAACAAGTTGCAAAACTGTTGCATAAAAATAGTGGTCAAATAATTATTTCACCTATTCAGAGGCACTTAAACTGCAGCATATACTTAGAACTGGgattaaaactgtttgttgtaaaaatttaattatgttttgaaactttcgcCTGAGGAAGAAAATAGCAGAATAAAAGATCACCAGTTTACATTCATTTACATTTTCTTATTTGACTTAAGTCTAACGATATTTATTTCAATATATTAAGTATGCTTTCTCAGAATGTTGCTTATAACATCTGCAGTATGCATATAAAAAGTATTTTTGAGGAATAAGTCCACTGTAGGCTCCAATAATGGTAAAAACTCTAGTCTCATCAGTACAAATGCCTcataagtaaatgaaacaaaatcccTGTGAGTAGATCACTTTAGCAACTTTAAAAGTTTGAAATGTGTGTAGTTTTAAAAACAGCTTTGTCTTGAGTAGTATAATATGGCTGTAGAATAAAAGAGGCATTGCCATTGATTCAGCTCATCAGTGTGATAAAACTCCGTGAAAAATATTTCTAACATATTTTGGTTAGATttcatgaaaataaatacatatttaaCAATATTTCTAAACATTTTCATCCATAAATGAGCCTCTgcacagtactatcaacaaacaatgtCAGAGTCAATTATAATTctcagtgcacacacacacacacacacacacacacacacacacacacacacacacacacacacacagagagagagagagagagagagagagagagagagagagagagagagagaggtggtgccTAATCATCCCTCACTTCACTACAGAATCTTCAATCTGGCTCCACGCCGAAAAATAATTTTACACTGCATTCTAAAAGTTAGCTATGTCATACATATATGTTATCATACAACATCAAGAGAACATGGATGATTGATCAACACATTCAAAACACGAATGGGTCTTGCTAGTTACCATAATATATACTGTATGTTTATGACACCATacctgaacatttacacaactagAATACCATTTTCTGTTGTAAATTGCATTATCTGAAAAAATTAAACTTGTTACATTTATACTAATGTAAGAGTTAACAAAGCTCAGAAAGAAAGCAGAATATGCAATGGAATTTGGATGGAGAAGTATGTTGTCCTGCCACTAATAAAACTGATTCATCTACCAAATCAGCATTAATTACATATTTTTCGAATTACTTCTCAGTTTATACTATAGGTTTTTGCCTGTAAATCATAACTGTCATCAATACAAAAGaaacatacaaaatataaaacaacgATTACAATTACAATTAGTCCACCACTAATGGCAATGTCATGTACCTTTGTAACATGAGTGTGGACCTGTATATGGACTGTGGACATCCACATTCCTACATTTCAGTTATAACTTGCTGACATTCCACTGAGAAGGCAAAGTAATTAATTAGAAATTTATTCAGAAAACTATTTTATACTTCAAGATCTTGGGTACTTATTTTCTGCATATTTTTAATTGTGAGAAGTCAGACTATTCTTTGCAGTTAACAGGTACATGAAATGCCAGTCAAAGTAATTCTATGCAAATCCGTCTGTGCCTCAGCTGTGTCCATCTTTCATTTCATAGTTGACACTCGTTTGCTGTTCAGAGTCAATTGGTGTTTGACATCTGACAATATCACACAACTTCAATGCCAATACACTCAAAATTGAGTCATAACCCACAGACAGTAACTCTCCTTCAGGAACTTTATGTGCAAAAGTATCTAAAGTGATTAGTAACAGGTTTGAGCGCATATGCCAATCACAAATACACTACACTACAAAACAAAGATTTAGTCCTTACACAACTGAGCCACAAGACACAGTTGAACTTAAATCTTACCACCATTAGAGACATGTTGCAACAGAACTGCAATCTATTAATGAAACAAAGTCTCTTTTAAATCATTCCAAACacatttgattaaaaaaaaacaatatgaaATTTTTCACTTCAACTGAGTCAACACCAGTATAGAGCAATGGGACTACTTTTCTGTCCAAACATGCTACAAatccattcctgtgtcattttAGATCAAGTACAATGCATTTTTAATACTGGaacaccatttcaaaattttttaaacttttcaaCCAACTCTCCTTGTTAGCCACCACTAAAGGCAAATTTTGGAGTCATTGCCAGTGACCAAACCACTGACTAATTTGAATCAATGGTGTATTTGGCTCCTAAGAAGATGACATTAACAGTGAAACAACAAGACATTCTGAAATGGTGCTCCAGCTCAGTCATAGGAAAAGAAAAGATGTTGacaatataacataaaaaatacttcTTGGGCTGCTTTTTACAGAAAACAATAAAATACTTTTCTTTGGCAAAGTTCAAAAATTGCTTTGTCTTTAATGCACTCACTTGGAATGCACaattttcttatatacaggaaaatgtacaaaaattacgAAAGATTAGTTTTCAGGATAGGCAATGTTAGAAAGTATCTTATATGAAGATGGTTAGTTACAAGTAACACATTGCAAGACATGGTATGAAGACAGTAGTGGGAGAAGGAAAACTGCAGTCTGCAAGTTCCATTGTGTTAACATTAGTAATGCACTCAGCCAGTTTACCATAGCCTGACAAAAACATTAGTTGGTATGGCACTTCAAGTGGTGTGGTCTAGCTCGCAACTATGCAGAATTTTTATACTTCCCTAGCTTactaaactttctcagtagaatAAGAAGCAAGTAAATGATTAAAAATTAAACCTACTCAGTCAAATATTCAAAGTTTATAGTTGACGGAAAAATATTTGCATCAAATCAACCTAGAAATGTAACTGGCATCATTAGTGGCATTTACGAACAGCCTAAGTTCCACGTCCTGCCTAACACAcctaactttaattttaaaaacagtAATTACAATACGAAGATCAGGTACCTTACACAAACTAGTGGGATAAACTTTTACCTAATGTTGTGGAAAACAACCATTAGTCAGGAACAAATTTTAATTATATGAAAGAAAAATCTCTCATCTACATTATAACATCTTCCAAGATTATTACAGAGTAATCAAAACATGTATGAAATAtttatggattaaaaaaaaaaaaaaaacaacaaaaaaaacaacaaaaaacgatACTTATTTCATATGACTAGACATATAGCATATTGCACACACTTTCAGGATGACTAGATCTCATACTGACTGTGGtaaatacattaattattttgccATTTTCAGCATGACCAACAATTAAAATGCTCTGATAAATAGAACCATAATACTGTTAAAACTGAGATCCACAATAATACTGCTTGAGAGGACACATTTGTACAGTTGTGTGTGTCAATAGGCTCCTTCATCAAAGAAGTCATCGTCTTCCTCCATATCTTCATCTTTGGGTGTGTATTTCTCACGGTAGGGCTTGTGACACAGTCTACGACAACCAGGGCAGTACCAGTATGCAAGCACGCCAACAGCCACCCCAAACAATAGTGTTGGCACTACAAGGGCGAGGATTAGATGGCGCAGATTTTCATCCCAGTCATACCTGGCAACAACCATTTCTGGATAGGCGCGGCTGAAATAACATGGGAATGGTTGCTTCActgccatttcatctccatcaCCTCGGAATTTCTTGGCAAAAACTGAACAGTTCACACTTGGCGGGTACCCACAGCCTTCCGTGTTGATGAAGAAACGTGTGCCAACAACATCCCAATTTGGAAGTGGGCTGAAGTTGCGGGCAGAGCCAGCTGCATACGGCTCGCGGCTGTAGTTAACAAGAATCTGATGACAACGAGCGGGCGCAGTCGTGCAGCCCTCACGGCAAGATGCCCAAGAACAATTACGCAGTCCTTCTGCATAAACATGTTCCACAGTTGCACACGTTACAGGTTCAGATTCATAGTCGGACACAATTGCGGATATTGCTGGATCTACTACAAAGGGAATTAGGAACAGAAAGCCAAATACTGAAAGAACAGCTGTGGTACCAAGGCAAAGCGAAGTGTAAAACTTTGCCTTTTGCAAAAGTGTTTTTACTTCCGGAATCTCTTCTGCTGGTTCcaggccgccgccgccacccccgcCCTCTTCTCCCATTATCATTGTCGCCTCTTCGGGGTCCATTGTAGCGTTTTCGAGTCCACAAGGGACTCGTACACGTTCGTACAGAAATTTGGACTTCAGTCTGATGAGTGATATAATCCGTTGCTTAGATAAAAGCAATCGGATCTATGTAGGGCTATGTTGCTCACGCTCGATTTACGAATGTGTGTTATGAATCAAATAACGTAAGCATAAGTTTCCTAATACAATGATGGTGAAGCGGTTTGAGCGAGAGACATTTTCACAGTCACTTAGACACCACAAGTAAATGCCTAGTACTTCTAAGAAGACATTCTGCCGACGAAAATTAATAAGGATCAAGCAGTGAAAATTCTATGTTTACTACAATTTAGGTTACCTTTGTTCGTCTGCTGTTACGTACAAATGGGAATAACAAAAGTGACGCAGAATTAAATGACCATTTTCTGAAAAATCTTCCTAACACACATGACGAAATCTAATCTACAGGAAACAAGGTTGTAAGTTCTTCGCTATCGCCACTACTCTACTGGTAGCTAGCAACTGTCAAATTTCGGTCCGCGATTACAAAGACAACAACACCGGTTGCAAAGATGTTCTGCTCTTTACTCCTACCAAAGATTCTGCGAAAACAGTACACACCGCTCATTCACACTACGATGGATCGATGCAAAAAGCTTATTCGTATGAAAGATATTTATTACTATTTCTCATTTTGAAATGGCTATCCACATTACAAAAGACGTTAGAATTCGCATATAACAATGTGTTAACAAGTTCCACAGCATATATAGCTtatgagcattacaaatctcatttaAAACCATACCCAATACCGATGTATTCCTATGGaagatatttattattatttctcattTAAAATAGCTATCCATGTTACAATATATGTCATAATTCTCACATAACATTATGGTTACACAGCACCTATAGTTCATGAATGTTACATATCTCATTGAAAGTATGCCCAATGTCGATCTTTTGACAGCAGTTTTATTTCTAAAGGAAGTTAAACCTTTTATTCTTATTAGGTGCTTACTGCAAAGATATTTCAAGCTACACATAATTAGTTTTACACTAAGAAGTCGTGCGGAAATACAGTGCATTGCGGTGCTGGCCGGCAGAAAGTTGTTTAACTCTGGATTTAGCTTGAACAGcagtttctacaagaaatttaatgtGCTCCCACAACAGTCACCAAATTTTGTATATGTACTCACTTAATGCCCTTCTGAGTCAATGGTAAATCCCTGCAGTCTTTGGAGAAACTGTTTTCAATCTTGCTACTATATTCGTGGTTTGTActatttttcaaagaaattttgATTAGATCAGATACATTGTTGGTTCCATAGACTCAAAGTGAGGAGACACTCAGGCCTCGGAAAAGTAAATTTTCAGATTATCAATGATCTCATAGAATCTATTGACTATTTTTCTATGAAAGCGGTTGAGGACTACAACTGGGTAGACAACAGAAATATAAAGAGAAGAACAGAAATAGCGTTGGGTGTTCCTGAAGAATTTAATATATTCGGAATTAAGTTTCTGGTGTATACAAAACACAAATCCAAGAAATAAGGTGTACAACCGGTTTTGACTTATGTAAGTGATGCGTGGAATTGTAATAGGAAAACAATTCAAAAACAGAGCATTGCTCAGTGATAACTCGAGAGATACTACCTGGGAATTTCTGGGTGGGACAAGAAAATAAAGGAATTAGTATAGAAAGAGGATGGAATAGAGGACATAATTACGAattcataaaaattaaatgaatgtgTAGGAGATATGTTGCCAGACAATTGGATGTAGGACAGACGAAACACTTTCACAGTCTTCTGCAAGTCTTTCAGCTGGACCCCAGTAATCCTAGTGGAGAATGGGTGCCTATAATTTAATGTGGAATCTGAACCACATGTCATCTCTGGTGAGTCTTCAGCTTACAGAGAGGTCATGCTAGCAAACGCCTATAATAATGTCTGGAAACAAATACCCAAATACTAATTGTAATATGGGCCATTGTGTCCTACTTTAGTCATTTGTCTGTTGACACTACAGGAGGTGCTCAGTTACGTCACTCATTGTTACATATCCTTCAGCTCTCCCTCTAAAATAATAGCGAGCACCTGCTGGTAATTATAACATGCTCACAATCACCTAGAAACTCTATTGGGCTGTTTaacagtaaaaacctaagaaattgTGGTTGCTGATAATTTTAACGTAGATTTACTTTGAAactcttccagtaaacattcattACAGTCAGTGCCATTGCCATTCAATTTAATTCCAACAGTAAACTCGTCAACTAGGAAAGCTAAATGCTTAAAAACATCCATTGGTAATTTATTCAGTAAACACAGTTGTGGTCACATAtaagttgttactttaattttaagATGGCCAGTCTTGATATACTACAAAGATCATCATCAGATCAACATTCCTTGCTGACAGTAAAAATCGCTGGTGTGGAGAAAGCCCATCCATGCTGAACACAACACTGTTACCCAGTGCAGCACACTAATCTCTGATCACAATGAGCAACACTACATGTGGATCAAAACCATGTTCCATCTAGTTTCCACCTAAATCAGTAAAGATGGACAAAAACAGCATTTTCGCTGTAGATGCCTCTTTTCTTTATCGAGAGTGAATATCTAGAATGGGACCTCATTGACTGCTAGAGCTGGTATGTGTGGAAATGCCTACCAAGGATAAAAAGTTCTTGAAATTTAAGAATGCCCACAACTAGCAGCGATGTCCCTTCACTGTATACATCGACTCTGAATGCCTCCTAACACCTACAACGCGTTGTCAAGGTGGCCCTCTGCCTCCCATACAACCTACACAAATGGCATATACCATTTTGGCTGCACATCAAATAATATGCACATTTGACACTAGTTCCAAGAAATTCAGATCTTCCTGTGGGGATAATCCTGTGAGATGGTTGCATCTTTCTCATTGAGCTAAAAAAATGTGTGAGAATTGATAGCATTTATGGTGGCAACATTCCCATTACCCACTCAGAGGAGAATGATGCATTGTGCAAGCAGGCAATTGAGTTTCATGTTTTTTGGCTGTCATTGTACAGAGACGTGTAGAATCCCCATATAACGGAGAAGTTCCACAGTGCAGCACACAGCGCATGCAACTTGAATACCGACTGACACAGCACATACCCAACCTTCTCCACAATTTGAGCAGGTATGATGGCAGCTTTCTAGTTCAGCACATGGGTGATTTTGGGTTTAAGGATGAGAAGGTCAATGTCATTCCTGACAACACTGAGAAATACTTCTTTTTCAAAGAGAATCACTCCAATAGTAATTCTCTTATTCCTTGATTCAGTCCATTTTGTTATGGTATAGCCCCAAGCGGTGGTAAGAAgatgatgtcagccaatagcccacttaCTAGGACTGCACCacaacaggagcggcctctatacgAAGGGAATACAAGCTCTGCACCTGCCAGCCTTGGCCTCACAGGAGTAGACCAGCACTAGTAGACCAGAACAGTAGAAGCCGTACCCTAGTAGAGCTGTCATCCTAACTGTTTTACTGTTGTACTGAGACAAGTGCCTTATGTTAATTGATTGTATGGACATTGTCTATAGTGAAGGACTGATTGTTTGCATGTCACCCATCACTTGCGACAACTCATTGTAAAccaaagtattgtcaatctactttattgtaataaaaatcattaatGCGATTTGTCTGAATTTTTGCATAGGTATTCAGGAAAGCAGCATTCTTTACACACCCTATAAGTGACGAGTGGGCAGGGCCCCACACATTTCATGTAAGCATCTCTTCACAAACTTGTTGATACAGTGCTCAGGAGGGTTTAAATATCACCAGAGCCACATATCTTGATGATGCAATGGTTCAGCTTGTGACAAAGAAGGGGATCTTTCAATATGAATACCTGGATTCGATGGAGAGATTCCATGAAACCACACTGCCTGATACAACTGTATTCTCCAGTAAACTAAAAGGCATGCCATGCAGATGTATATGCCACACATGAGTAGGAGGGCCAGGTGCCACACATAGGCAGGCTAAGGTTGTGCATCATGTACTTTCAGAGACTCTCATGATCGAAGATTACAAGAGGTTGTTGCTGGAGGGCATTGGCACAGCTTCACATATGGAGTGCTAGGTAATCTTTCGATCTAGAGGCCAGCAGATACATTCTGTGCTGCAGCTGAAAGTGCAGCTATTCTGTCATGAAGAAACATGGTTCATCTGTGGGGATGGGATCAGTACCCTGCCATTCTCACGCAATTTACTGGAGTGATTGAGTGTGTGGCTATGTATATATCTGTAAATAGTTGATGTATGTGTCAGTGAATGCACAACGTTTGGACAAGCAATTTCTCATACTTATATGTGTGAGTTTGAATGGTCTGACTGCACACTATGTGTGTGTATCCTGTATACTGGGTACCACGTACATGTTTGCACAATATGTGTCCATGTAAATATtgcatatttatttgtgttttgtatgtatgtatgcatgtgttTTTCTTCACCTGCTGCTTCTAGTCCCCATTTCCCATGTAGCATATGTACTGGATATAGAGAATAGATCGTTGATTGAAACGTACACGCTCATTACAGTGAAAGAAATGTAGatactttatattttgtaaatagAAAGAAACAATTAATGAAATGTAAATAGTCAACATatagtgaaataaatgaaaatattgaaacGAATCAGATAATGCAGTATTTAAGCTCTTCTAGTCTTTGTGCAAATAGTATCTGAGGttattcaaatggatctaagcactatgggacttaacgtctgaggtcatcagtcccctagaattagaactacttaaacctaactaacctaaggacaccacacacatccatgcccgagattgaagcgtctagaaccgctcgaccacagaagCCGGCTCTGAGATTATtgacatgtggtgtctgttctggcaGACACGTCCAACAGAGAAGACACCATTGGTGATACAGTAGCCATAAAGAAACGATATTATGAGAAAGCAGGACATCAGCCAGCTACAAGTATTGGAATAAATAAACGAGGAAGGTTAAAAATTTGTGCTAGAGTTGGACTCGAACCTCAATGGCCCACTTCTCTAGAATAGTTGCCTTGACCATCATACTTCCCCACAatgtcttttttattattttttattctggGAGGGGGAATATGGGAAGAAAAGAACAAACTGAAGCCTAACTGTATGCAGAACTGGTTCGGGACAAGGGTTGTCTCTTGAGGCATGGCCACAGTGTACCTTTTGCATGGAAGGGAAGGAGAGAAAGGGGAGTTCAGGAAGGAAATATAAATTGCTCACTATCCAGAAGcaggaattttattttacttttttattatttttattttttattttttatgttttttaattttttattaaaaataacccccccccctccccatgaaccatggaccttaccgttggtggggaggcttgcatgcctcagcgatacagatagccgtaccgtaggtgcaaccataatggaggggtatctgttgagaggccagacaaacgtgtggttcctgaagaggggcacagccttttcagtagttgcaagggcaacagtctggatgattgactgatctggccttgtaacactaaccaaaacggccttgctgtgctggtactgcaaacacctgaaagcaaggggaaactacagccgtaatttttcctgagggcatgcagctttactgtatggttaaatgatgatggcgtcctcttgggcaaaatattatggaggtaaaacagtcccctactcggatctccgggcggggactactcaagaggatgtcgttatcaggagaaagaaaactggcattctacggatcggagtgtggaatgtcagatcccttaatcgagcaggtaggttagaaaatttaaaaagggaaatggataggttaaagttagatatagtgggaattagtgaagctcggtggaaggaggaacaagacttctggtcaggtgactacagggttataaacacaaaatcaaataggggtaacgcaggagtaagtttaataatgaataggaaaataggaatactggtaagctactacaaacagcatagtgaacgcaatattgtggccaagatagatacgaagcccacgcctgctacagtagtacaagtttatatgccaactagctctgcagatgacgaagaaattgaagaaatgtatgatgaaataaaaaaattattcagattgtgaagggaggcgaaaatttaatagtcatgggtgactggaattcggcactaggaaaagggagagaaggaaacgtagtaggtgaatatggactgggggtaagaaatgaaagaggaagccgtctggtagaattttgcacagagcacaacttaatcatagctaacacttggttcaagaatcatgaaagaaggttgtatacaaggaagaagcctggagatactgacaggtttcagatggattacataatggcaagacagagatttaggaaccagattttaaattgtaagacatttctaggggcagatgtagagtctgaccacaatctattggttatgacctgtagattaagactgaagaaactgcaaaaaggtgggaatttaaggagatgggacctggataaactaactaaaccagaggtctcccagtacctactgcaacctacatccttttgaatctgcttagtgtattcatctcttggtctccctctacgagttttaccctctatgctgccctccaatactaaattggtgatcccttgatgcctcggaacatgtcctaccaactgatcccttcttctagtcaagttgtgccacaaactcctcgtctccccaattctattcaatacctcctcattagttatgtgatctacctatctaatcttcagcattcttctgtagcaccacatttcgaaagcttctattctcttcttgtctaaactatttatcgtccacgtttctcttccataaatggctacactccatacaaatactttcagaagtgacttcctgacacttaagtccatactcgatgataacaaatttctcttcttcagaaacgctttccttgccattgccagccttcattttgtatcctctctacttcgaccattatcagttattttgctccccaaatagcaaaactcctttactactttaagcatctcatttcctaatctaattatctcagcatcaccagacttaattcgagtacattccattattctcgttttgcttttgttggtgttcatcttataccctcctttcaagacactgtccattccgttcaactgctcttccaagtcctttgctgtctgtgacagaattacaatgtcatcggcgaacctcaaagtttttatttcttctccatggacttttaatacctactccaaatttttcttttgtttccttcattacttgctcaatatacagattgaataacataggggagagactacaaccctgtctcactcccttcccaaccactgcttccctgtcatctccctcgactcttataactgccgtatggtttccatacaaattgtaaatagcctttcgctccctgtattttacccctaccaccttcagaatatgaaagagcgtattccagtgaacattgtcaaaagctttctctaagtctacaaatgctagaaacgtaggtttgcctttccttaatctagcttctaagataagtcgtaaggtcagtattgcgtcacgtgtcccaacatttctacagaatccaaactgatctttcccgaggtcggcttctactactttttccatttgtctgtaaagcatccgcattagtattttgcagccctgacttattaaactgatagttcggtaattttcacatttgtcaacacctgctttctttgggattggaattaatatattcttcttgaagtctgagggtatttcgcctgtttcatacatcttgctcaccagatgctagagttttgtcaggactggctctcccaaggccgtcagtagttctaatggaacgttgtctgcccctggggccttgttttgactcaggtctttcagtgctctgtcaaactcttcacgcagtattatatctcccatttcatcttcatctgcatcctcctccatc
This sequence is a window from Schistocerca americana isolate TAMUIC-IGC-003095 chromosome 4, iqSchAmer2.1, whole genome shotgun sequence. Protein-coding genes within it:
- the LOC124613101 gene encoding protein tipE-like; translation: MDPEEATMIMGEEGGGGGGGLEPAEEIPEVKTLLQKAKFYTSLCLGTTAVLSVFGFLFLIPFVVDPAISAIVSDYESEPVTCATVEHVYAEGLRNCSWASCREGCTTAPARCHQILVNYSREPYAAGSARNFSPLPNWDVVGTRFFINTEGCGYPPSVNCSVFAKKFRGDGDEMAVKQPFPCYFSRAYPEMVVARYDWDENLRHLILALVVPTLLFGVAVGVLAYWYCPGCRRLCHKPYREKYTPKDEDMEEDDDFFDEGAY